Proteins from a single region of Acipenser ruthenus chromosome 31, fAciRut3.2 maternal haplotype, whole genome shotgun sequence:
- the LOC117962303 gene encoding large ribosomal subunit protein mL41-like gives MGLLSGLARGLVRGADRMAEWTSKRGSRTFYKNRGARKTGVLTSSGKFVRVREMVPELVVPRLDAGFKLKPYVSYRAPPGTEEPQTPHKLFTEVVAPRIEKEIKEGTFDPDNLEKYGLERSQEGKIFQLYPKNYVR, from the coding sequence ATGGGTTTGCTGTCGGGTCTCGCCCGCGGGCTGGTCAGGGGTGCTGACCGCATGGCCGAGTGGACCAGCAAGCGCGGCTCCCGCACCTTCTACAAGAACCGCGGCGCCAGGAAGACCGGCGTGCTCACCTCCAGCGGCAAGTTCGTGCGGGTCCGGGAGATGGTGCCGGAGCTGGTGGTGCCTCGGCTGGACGCCGGGTTCAAGCTGAAGCCCTACGTCTCGTACCGGGCACCCCCGGGCACGGAGGAGCCACAGACCCCCCACAAGCTCTTCACGGAGGTCGTGGCTCCCCGGATCGAGAAGGAAATCAAGGAAGGGACCTTCGACCCGGACAACCTGGAGAAATACGGCTTGGAGAGATCGCAGGAGGGCAAGATTTTCCAGCTGTACCCCAAGAACTATGTGAGGTAA
- the LOC131702923 gene encoding diphthine methyltransferase-like gives MAARSRTRTLQVVDTEFSADAVEWCPVPGWHSLLACGTYQLQRPADKAGGESEPPLRVGRLYLYRFSTEEGCSAPLMELQRADAPAILDMKWCHVPVSERPLLGIANARGALELQQLTGSEKSGCALEAVSSLDLGPDRLALSLDWSTGRGESSASSVKVVCSDSKGCVSLLSLCGSAASLHLLSQWKGHEFEAWIAAFDYWNSDVLYSGGDDCRLKGWDVRTGSSCPIFTSRRHSMGVCSIQSNPHREHVLATGSYDEHVLLWDSRHMKQPLADTHVRGGVWRLKWHPSHEPLLLAACMHNDFHILDCRAVLDGSSEESEIISSYILHNSLAYGADWSRLSLAGPAPAEGEGEGLAGPAPAEEEGEGLADPTPAEGEGEGLAGPAPVEGEGEGLAGPAPAEGEGEGLAGPAPAEGEGYLQIHYESPTASFDTALEDVQGRYRPEPLTPAPRSQSSSPPTESSLLATCSFYDHVLHVWRWDCSPA, from the exons ATGGCAGCCCGCTCTCGCACCCGGACCCTGCAGGTGGTGGACACGGAGTTCAGTGCGGACGCTGTGGAGTGGTGCCCTGTGCCTGGCTGGCACTCCCTCCTCGCCTGCGGCACCTACCAGCTGCAGAGACCCGCTGACAAG GCTGGGGGGGAGTCTGAGCCCCCCCTCCGAGTGGGCCGGCTCTACCTGTACCGATTCAGCACAGAGGAGGGGTGCTCTGCCCCCCTGATGGAGCTGCAGAGGGCCGACGCCCCTGCCATCCTGGATATGAAGTG GTGCCACGTGCCGGTGTCAGAGCGCCCTCTCCTGGGCATCGCGAACGCCAGGGGAGCGCTGGAGCTGCAGCAGCTGACGGGCAGCGAG AAATCTGGCTGTGCTCTGGAGGCGGTCTCCAGCCTGGATCTGGGTCCTGATAGGCTGGCTCTGTCTCTGGACTGGTCCACGGGGCGGGGGGAAAG CTCTGCCTCCTCAGTGAAGGTTGTCTGCAGTGACTCGAAGGGCTGTGTCAGCCTGCTGTCTCTCTGTGGCTCAGCTGCCTCGCTCCACCTGCTCTCCCAGTGGAAGGGACACGAGTTCGAGGCCTGGATCGCAGCCTTTGACTACTGGAACAGTGACGTGCTGTACTCAG GGGGTGATGACTGTCGTCTGAAGGGCTGGGATGTGAGGACGGGCTCCTCGTGCCCAATCTTCACCAGCAGGAG GCACTCGATGGGCGTCTGCAGCATCCAGAGTAACCCTCACAGAGAGCACGTCCTGGCTACTGGGAG CTATGATGAGCACGTGCTCCTGTGGGACTCTCGGCACATGAAGCAGCCGCTGGCCGACACACACGTGCGGGGCGGGGTGTGGAGGCTCAAGTGGCACCCTTCCCATGAGCCTCTGCTGCTGGCGGCCTGCATGCACAACGACTTCCACATCCTGGACTGCAGGGCGGTGCTGG acgGCAGCTCTGAAGAGAGCGAAATCATCTCCTCGTACATCCTTCACAACTCCCTGGCGTACGGTGCTGATTGGTCGAGGCTGAGCCTGGCTGGCCCCGCCCCTgcggagggggaaggggaggggctgGCTGGCCCCGCCCCTGCGGAAGAGGAAGGGGAGGGGCTGGCTGACCCCACCCCTGCGGAGGGGGAAGGTGAGGGGCTGGCTGGCCCCGCCCCTGTGGAGGGGGAGGGTGAGGGGCTGGCTGGCCCCGCCCCTgcggagggggaaggggaggggctgGCTGGCCCCGCCCCTGCGGAGGGGGAGGGTTACCTGCAGATTCATTACGAGTCCCCGACGGCCAGCTTCGACACGGCTCTGGAAGACGTGCAGGGGCGCTACCGCCCCGAGCCCCTCACCCCAGCCCCGCGCTCCCAGAGCAGCAGCCCCCCCACGGAGAGCAGCCTGCTGGCCACGTGCTCCTTCTACGACCACGTGCTGCATGTGTGGAGGTGGGACTGCAGCCCCGCCTGA